The Vitis riparia cultivar Riparia Gloire de Montpellier isolate 1030 chromosome 10, EGFV_Vit.rip_1.0, whole genome shotgun sequence genome includes a region encoding these proteins:
- the LOC117923127 gene encoding protein SRG1-like translates to MASTQFPSFRAAPVQSVQELIKEPIPAVPQPFILDEPQSPILSASSPLPLLPTIDMKHIIMSETADSELEKLHSTCKEWGFFQLVNHGVSSSLVEKLKTEIGEFYKLPLEERIKYKMRPGDFEGYGLSPIRSEDQKLDWGDRFYMATNPIHTRKPYPLPELPPSLRDSLECYLAELQKLAMMLLGFMAKALKLEKGEMEELFEDGMQSVRMTYYPPCPQPVLVMGLTPHSDATGITILLQINGVHGLQIKKDGIWIPVSFLPDALVVNVGDILEILSNGVYTSIEHRATVNAAKERISIAMFFNPKSSAQIKPATSLINSHNPSLFKQVSMEKYVMDFVSRKLDRKWYIEHLKIKNEEEYRT, encoded by the exons ATGGCATCAACACAGTTTCCAAGCTTTCGAGCTGCTCCTGTACAAAGTGTTCAGGAGCTCATCAAAGAGCCCATCCCTGCAGTCCCACAGCCCTTTATCCTGGATGAACCGCAGTCTCCAATTCTCTCAGCCAGCAGTCCCCTGCCACTACTCCCCACCATTGACATGAAACATATAATCATGAGTGAAACCGCAGATTCTGAGCTAGAGAAGTTGCACTCAACTTGCAAAGAATGGGGTTTCTTTCAG TTGGTGAACCATGGAGTCAGCTCTTCACTTGTGGAGAAACTGAAAACTGAGATCGGAGAATTTTACAAACTTCCCTTGGAAGAGAGAATAAAATACAAGATGAGGCCCGGGGATTTTGAAGGGTATGGGCTTTCCCCGATCCGCTCAGAAGATCAAAAACTTGATTGGGGTGATAGGTTTTATATGGCAACCAACCCTATACATACAAGGAAGCCGTATCCATTACCAGAGCTCCCTCCATCGCTAAG GGATAGCTTGGAATGCTACTTAGCGGAGTTGCAGAAACTGGCGATGATGCTTCTAGGGTTTATGGCCAAAGCTCTAAAGTTGGAGAAAGGAGAGATGGAAGAGCTGTTTGAGGATGGGATGCAATCAGTGAGGATGACTTACTATCCTCCATGCCCACAACCAGTGCTGGTTATGGGGCTTACGCCTCACTCTGATGCAACCGGCATCACCATCCTTCTCCAAATTAATGGAGTGCATGGTCTCCAAATTAAAAAGGATGGGATTTGGATTCCTGTGAGCTTCCTTCCAGATGCACTTGTTGTGAATGTAGGAGACATTCTCGAG ATTCTGAGCAACGGGGTATACACTAGCATAGAGCACCGGGCAACAGTAAATGCAGCAAAAGAGAGGATCTCCATTGCCATGTTCTTCAACCCCAAATCCTCAGCTCAGATTAAACCTGCAACCAGTCTGATAAATTCTCACAATCCGTCATTGTTCAAACAAGTAAGCATGGAAAAATACGTCATGGATTTCGTCTCCCGTAAGCTGGATAGAAAATGGTACATAGAGCATTTGAAGATCAAAAATGAGGAAGAATACCGTACCTGA
- the LOC117924341 gene encoding protein SRG1-like, whose product MASTQSSTFRAPIQSVQELIKEPIPAVPQPFILDDPQPPILSASTPLPLLPTIDMKHLIMSETAGSELEKLHSTCKQWGFFQLVNHGVSSSLVEKLKSEIGEFYKLPLEERMKYKMRPGDVEGYGHLPIWSEDQKLDWADRFYMITNPIHTRKPYLLPELPSSLRDSLECYLAELQKLAMMLLGFMAKALKLEKGEMEDLFEDGMQSVRMTYYPPCPQPELVMGLTPHSDATGITILLQINGVDGLQIKKDGVWIPVSFLPDALVVNVGDVVEILSNGVYTSIEHRATVNAAKERISIAMFFNPKFSAQIKPAPSLINPQNPPLFKQVGMEKYFIDFFSRKLDGKSYLEHMKIKNEEEYST is encoded by the exons ATGGCGTCGACACAATCTTCAACCTTTCGTGCTCCTATTCAAAGTGTTCAGGAGCTCATCAAAGAGCCCATCCCTGCAGTCCCACAGCCATTTATCCTGGATGATCCGCAGCCTCCAATTCTCTCAGCCAGCACTCCCCTGCCACTACTCCCCACCATTGACATGAAACATTTAATTATGAGTGAAACCGCAGGTTCTGAGCTGGAGAAGTTGCACTCAACTTGCAAACAATGGGGTTTTTTTCAG TTGGTGAACCATGGAGTCAGCTCTTCACTTGTGGAGAAACTGAAATCGGAGATCGGAGAATTTTACAAACTTCCCTTGGAAGAGAGAATGAAATACAAGATGAGGCCCGGTGATGTTGAAGGGTACGGGCATCTTCCAATCTGGTCAGAAGATCAAAAACTTGACTGGGCTGATAGGTTTTATATGATAACCAACCCCATACATACAAGGAAGCCGTATCTATTACCAGAACTCCCTTCATCGCTAAG GGATAGCTTGGAATGTTACTTAGCGGAGCTGCAGAAACTAGCGATGATGCTTCTAGGGTTTATGGCCAAAGCTCTAAAGTTGGAGAAAGGAGAGATGGAAGACTTGTTTGAGGATGGGATGCAATCAGTGAGGATGACTTACTATCCTCCATGCCCACAACCAGAGCTGGTTATGGGGCTTACGCCTCACTCTGATGCAACCGGCATCACCATCCTTCTTCAAATTAATGGAGTGGATGGTCTCCAAATTAAAAAGGATGGGGTTTGGATTCCTGTGAGCTTCCTTCCAGATGCTCTTGTTGTGAATGTAGGAGACGTTGTCGAG ATTCTGAGCAACGGGGTATACACCAGCATAGAGCACCGGGCAACAGTAAATGCAGCAAAAGAGAGGATCTCCATTGCCATGTTCTTCAATCCCAAATTCTCAGCTCAGATTAAACCTGCACCCAGCCTGATAAATCCTCAAAATCCGCCACTGTTCAAACAAGTAGGCATGGAAAAATACTTCATAGATTTCTTCTCCCGTAAGCTGGATGGAAAATCGTATCTAGAGcatatgaagataaaaaatgaggaagaaTACAGTACCTGA